A region from the Candidatus Gorgyraea atricola genome encodes:
- the pheT gene encoding phenylalanine--tRNA ligase subunit beta has product MRISLDWLKDYVDVKGGPDKVQQALTMTGLEVTSVINIEKDHIMDIEITPNRPDCLSVMGVARELAAAIDSSLKVPASIKKAYMKKGSGRGSAKVEVLDKKACPRYVGCIIKNVKVGPSPQWLVERLNAVGVRSVNNIVDITNYVLFETGQPLHAFDLDKLEGGKIIVRKTKKGESIVAIDGVKRELEPGMLIIADANSPVAIAGIMGGKHTEISEKTKTILLESAYFDPVIVRKAQRKLSLASESSYRFERGVDFGMILAASVRAQEMIKEIAGGRLKGTLTDVGGKVLNEKEIELDIDEIPRVLGIEIISTDIMDIFKRLDLNPVKKGKSKILVRCPSYRQDLENGIDLIEEIARLYGYDKIPSKIPEFTIQKTYEEEKKSELLLAKELKNILCSLSLNEIVTYTLASRSSIEALGISLDGLVRLQNPLSSNQEFMRPSLISEMLEVVSWNLNRGNSPIQLFEMSKIYLKGQEAGEVSEKMRLSIGMCGSTKGNWKDRPRDLEFFDLKGVVETFLPSIGIMDYKIEKAESFIFRDEISICIKIDKDIIGVAGEVKPSIARKFGIKQKVYLAEIDMEKILQYAQLQRKFMALPRYPSIKRDISILVDDSVSAEGIFDLIKKQGNELVRSVDVFDLYKGQQIQEGKKSLAYTVEYRSDEKTLKDEEVIQIHKNIQDSLVKELGAQIR; this is encoded by the coding sequence ATGCGAATTAGTTTAGATTGGTTAAAGGATTATGTTGACGTGAAAGGCGGGCCGGACAAGGTTCAACAGGCCCTTACCATGACAGGTCTTGAAGTCACTTCTGTCATTAATATAGAGAAAGACCACATTATGGATATAGAGATCACGCCTAACAGGCCTGATTGTCTGTCTGTTATGGGTGTTGCAAGAGAGCTTGCAGCAGCAATTGATAGCTCTCTAAAAGTGCCAGCGTCGATCAAAAAGGCCTACATGAAAAAAGGGTCTGGCCGCGGCTCTGCAAAAGTAGAGGTGTTAGATAAAAAGGCATGCCCCAGGTATGTAGGGTGCATTATAAAAAATGTCAAGGTAGGACCTTCTCCTCAGTGGCTTGTTGAGAGGCTCAATGCAGTGGGCGTTAGATCTGTGAATAACATAGTTGATATAACAAATTACGTGCTTTTTGAAACAGGCCAGCCTCTTCACGCATTTGATCTTGATAAACTGGAAGGCGGAAAGATCATTGTCAGAAAGACAAAGAAGGGTGAGTCGATCGTTGCTATAGACGGAGTCAAAAGAGAATTAGAGCCTGGTATGCTTATTATAGCGGATGCGAATTCACCTGTAGCAATAGCCGGCATAATGGGCGGAAAACATACAGAGATATCAGAAAAGACAAAAACAATCCTGCTCGAGAGCGCGTATTTTGATCCAGTCATTGTCAGAAAGGCCCAGAGAAAACTTAGTCTTGCCTCTGAATCGAGCTACAGATTTGAAAGGGGAGTTGATTTTGGCATGATCCTGGCTGCCAGTGTAAGGGCACAAGAGATGATCAAGGAAATCGCAGGTGGCAGGCTCAAGGGCACGCTGACTGATGTAGGCGGGAAGGTACTTAACGAAAAAGAGATCGAACTGGATATAGACGAGATCCCTCGGGTGCTCGGCATAGAAATAATCTCTACAGATATAATGGATATTTTTAAGAGGCTGGATCTGAACCCTGTAAAGAAAGGAAAATCGAAGATACTTGTAAGGTGCCCTTCATATAGGCAGGATCTGGAAAACGGCATAGATCTTATAGAAGAGATAGCAAGGCTTTATGGATATGACAAGATCCCTTCAAAGATCCCCGAATTTACAATACAAAAGACATATGAAGAAGAGAAAAAATCAGAACTTCTGCTGGCAAAAGAGCTAAAGAATATTCTTTGTTCTTTAAGTCTTAACGAGATCGTTACGTATACCCTTGCGAGTAGGTCCAGCATAGAGGCGCTTGGCATATCTTTGGATGGGCTAGTGCGTCTTCAAAATCCTTTGAGTTCTAACCAGGAGTTTATGAGGCCTAGTTTGATTTCAGAGATGCTCGAGGTTGTTAGCTGGAACCTTAACAGGGGCAATAGCCCGATACAGCTTTTTGAGATGAGCAAGATCTATCTCAAAGGTCAAGAAGCAGGAGAAGTATCAGAGAAGATGCGACTCTCTATCGGCATGTGTGGATCTACAAAAGGCAACTGGAAAGATAGGCCAAGAGACCTGGAGTTCTTTGACTTAAAAGGTGTCGTGGAGACCTTTTTACCGTCTATTGGTATAATGGATTATAAGATCGAGAAGGCAGAGTCTTTCATATTCAGGGACGAGATATCGATCTGTATAAAGATAGACAAGGACATAATCGGTGTTGCAGGAGAGGTGAAGCCAAGCATCGCCAGAAAGTTTGGCATAAAACAAAAGGTCTATCTCGCAGAGATTGACATGGAAAAGATATTGCAGTATGCCCAGCTTCAGAGAAAATTCATGGCATTACCAAGATATCCTTCCATCAAGAGAGACATCTCTATACTCGTGGATGATTCTGTAAGCGCGGAGGGCATATTCGATTTGATAAAAAAGCAAGGCAATGAACTGGTGAGATCAGTCGATGTCTTTGATCTCTATAAAGGTCAGCAGATCCAAGAGGGTAAAAAGAGCCTTGCTTATACAGTAGAATATCGTTCAGACGAAAAGACCCTGAAGGACGAAGAGGTCATCCAGATACACAAAAATATACAAGATTCGCTTGTCAAGGAGCTGGGCGCGCAGATAAGGTAA
- the pheS gene encoding phenylalanine--tRNA ligase subunit alpha, translating into MLEKLKTMEKLALKEVVEVANLEELEKIKVKYLGRKGEITSAIKGIKNVAKKDKPKAGQYINELKGKIGSLLDEKEQSFRDAEQTLFEINDTTLPGLKREMGHAHPLLKTMEDIIDIFLRMGFKSVITPEVETEFYNFEALNIPKKHPSRETFHTFYVEGGRLLRSQTSTAQIRIMEKEKPPIQVIHAGKVYRPDAVDASHSFMFYQIEGFMVDEGIVFSDLKGILEKFAKEYFGDDVKMKFRPHYFPFTEPSAEIDISCFICKGKGCRVCSHKGWLEVLGAGMINPKVLEFVKIDPSKYTGLAFGMGIDRICMLKHGIDDIRLFYENDVRFLKQF; encoded by the coding sequence CTGTTAGAAAAACTGAAGACCATGGAAAAACTTGCCCTTAAGGAAGTCGTAGAGGTGGCCAATCTTGAAGAACTGGAAAAGATAAAGGTCAAGTATCTTGGCCGAAAAGGCGAGATCACCTCTGCCATAAAAGGCATAAAGAATGTCGCGAAAAAAGACAAGCCAAAGGCAGGGCAGTATATAAATGAATTAAAGGGTAAGATCGGCTCTTTATTGGATGAGAAGGAGCAGTCTTTCAGGGACGCAGAGCAGACGCTTTTTGAGATAAATGACACGACGCTCCCAGGTTTAAAAAGGGAGATGGGCCACGCCCACCCGCTTTTAAAGACCATGGAGGACATTATAGATATTTTTCTCAGGATGGGGTTTAAGTCTGTTATTACGCCAGAAGTGGAAACAGAATTTTATAATTTTGAGGCGCTTAATATTCCTAAGAAACATCCTTCAAGGGAGACTTTTCATACGTTTTATGTCGAGGGCGGGAGACTGTTGCGCAGCCAGACATCTACTGCGCAGATCAGGATCATGGAAAAGGAAAAGCCCCCCATACAGGTCATACACGCAGGCAAGGTCTACAGGCCAGATGCGGTTGACGCGAGCCACTCGTTCATGTTTTACCAGATAGAGGGATTCATGGTCGACGAAGGGATCGTGTTTTCTGATTTAAAGGGCATACTGGAGAAGTTTGCAAAGGAATATTTTGGCGACGATGTAAAGATGAAGTTCAGGCCGCACTATTTTCCTTTTACTGAACCCTCAGCCGAGATCGATATATCATGTTTTATATGCAAAGGCAAGGGCTGCAGGGTCTGTTCGCATAAAGGCTGGCTCGAGGTGCTTGGCGCAGGTATGATAAATCCAAAGGTGCTTGAGTTTGTGAAGATAGATCCTTCGAAATATACAGGGCTTGCGTTCGGCATGGGCATTGACAGGATTTGCATGTTAAAACATGGCATCGACGACATAAGACTCTTTTACGAGAACGACGTGAGGTTTTTGAAGCAATTTTAA
- a CDS encoding TrkA family potassium uptake protein: MRQFAVIGLGRFGWSVAKTLSEKGHQVLAIDKDEELVQEASEFATEAVQVDSTDEKALKAVGIMNVDVAVVGIGTNLEASVLTTLILKELGIQHVVARAVTNEHGKVLEKVGAEKVVLLERDMGARIANSLTSPSILEHIELSPEFGIMETVPPKEFIGKSIRDMDVRAKHGLNIIGIRRKDAGADGKEDLNVAPKADYVVKQGDTFVIIGSNENLDKFKKKYHIEK; this comes from the coding sequence ATGAGACAGTTCGCGGTAATAGGATTGGGCAGGTTTGGTTGGAGCGTGGCAAAGACATTGAGCGAAAAAGGCCATCAGGTGCTGGCTATTGATAAAGACGAAGAATTGGTGCAGGAGGCATCTGAGTTTGCAACAGAAGCAGTGCAGGTGGATTCTACAGATGAAAAGGCGCTAAAGGCTGTTGGCATAATGAATGTGGATGTGGCAGTAGTAGGCATAGGCACAAATCTCGAGGCCTCTGTTCTTACGACATTGATTTTAAAGGAGCTGGGCATCCAGCATGTTGTTGCCCGCGCAGTAACAAATGAACATGGCAAGGTCCTGGAAAAGGTCGGCGCAGAAAAAGTAGTGCTGCTCGAAAGGGACATGGGCGCAAGGATCGCGAATTCACTTACATCCCCGTCTATACTCGAACACATAGAGCTCTCGCCAGAATTCGGCATAATGGAAACAGTGCCGCCAAAGGAATTTATTGGAAAGTCCATCAGGGACATGGACGTTAGGGCAAAACACGGACTGAATATTATTGGCATACGGAGAAAGGACGCGGGCGCAGACGGCAAAGAAGACTTAAATGTGGCGCCAAAGGCAGATTATGTTGTTAAACAAGGAGATACTTTTGTAATTATAGGCTCGAACGAGAACCTGGATAAGTTCAAGAAGAAATATCATATAGAGAAATAA